Genomic DNA from Dysidea avara chromosome 10, odDysAvar1.4, whole genome shotgun sequence:
aaacgggacctctatgggcgtgtccatttcagtactagcgcatcttgctatgaaacacattttacaagttatagtgaagctaaagtttattctatgAGTGAGTTTGATTCCATGCCATCATATGGCAGCAGTGGCTGTTAATGGGTTAAAATAAGTTATTCTGTGGAACATCTGATCAATCCCCCTCCCACTCCAAAACATAGCAGGATCAAGGATACAGAATGATACTGTACCATATGGAGCTGTATGCATTCAGACTGTACTTGTAGTACAACTACACACACCATCTGTTTTCATGTTTACACACTGTTCATGCATAGTAGCTGTacaacatgtactgtacaaatcTTCACTAAGCGTTAAGCATATAAATCTTTCTTATAAGCACAAACCAAGAGATACATCCAGTGATTCCAGTCTCTACCAAACAGCAGATAATGCATAAAAACATCTACTACAATTAAGGTCACTTGAATACTGCGTTTATTTGCTGCTTAGTACTATAAGGTAACTGACAACAAGGCAGCTTTATCTAGTGGATCTGGAAGAATTTTATGGTCACTCCAGTATAATTTACCTATGATCACATGTTAAAGAGAGCTGAACTCAGTTATGTACTTTATTGTTGACAAGAAAGAAACAAAGTTTATTATAAAGCTGTTATACAACATTCTGAAGCAGTCGGTTTCCACATGTTATCCATTCACGTTAAGGATGTACAAACAAGTTGTACATCCGTAACACCAGTACTAGCTGTTCTTTAAATAGAATCACAATTTTTATGGtactgtatagcgggttattttcgaaacagaaaatttttgcacaagaagcaaaatctgaattccaaaggattttaattttgaagagtgtatatttcgaagtccggatggatttcaaataaacggaagttcatatcacaaattatgaagatgcgtgaatgtttgccaaaaactgacttactgatggaataacccCCATctctgtgcactggagagaaaaCGGAGGGAGTTtcgagtggagtaaattcactggctcgatcttgctcgatcatagctagcatagattctagagcagacagcatcaattcccattctggattaCCTGTTTTCTAGTTATTGGCACAGTAgctaatgatacagtttacccattatcatcagtaatactgagctaaaactcgaggaatacacaagcgaatcaccaaaagttggatcgttgctttcacttgtaggaatttattttcaagAACAACCggatgtgggaatttattttcgaagagaagggcctcttcgaaatatccaaaaataaaaGCCTTTCAAAAATTACAAGCTATACGGTATATAGTTGTACCTTATTGGAAGTTTTATTTATAATATAAAGTGGAACAAAAGTTATAGCAGTGTATCTACTGCTGCTAAAACTTTAGTGTGTATATGCGTTACAGACGTATGGTACTGCATTGCTCTAATTGTTCACCACTTTACCCTAAACATCAATACAAGACTTTGGTGATAATTTTTTggaaaaacatgtgaaaattgatCCAGTAAACAATTATTGACTAAAATGACCTTATCATTTGGAATTTTTGCCCTTTAGAGTTCTAAAGCAACAAAATGGTGAAATTTTGCATCAAAAGATGGAATACTGCCATAGCTCAGCTGTGAGaccaaatttttttgttcaaTAGTATTACCTGAAACTATAAAAGCATAATATGAGTATTTATGATtacttctatcccactgaatccctacatcaaagtaaaaaccgaaagtatatggtagttaaaccccagtgcatatATGGAAGACAACACAAATTTCACATTCAATTGAAAGAAGTGCAATCAAAGCAAATTGAAGCCTTACACATATAAAACTACAAGctcagcaaaaattgaagccatacacattgTAAAACTATATTCTTGTCCCCAGTCACCCATGCGCTCGATCATGCGAAGGGCACATGATCAAGTGTGTGGGCGTATGAGACGGGGACATTGAGTGTGTGGGCGTAGTTCAGCAAAAAATGAAGCCACACACAACTGTCATGCTTGTCTAGCCTTATTGACACGTTGTTTGTGAACTTAactgcttcaaagtgtgggatagaagccaattaaaccccacctgcactcgtaggatatctagttatcaacaccttCATGTGTTACGGAATTGACCCAAGGGCAAAGTCATGAAATCAAAGATAacactacctttgatttcacaagaTTTTTTTTCACCGAGGCCACacccctttttcacagcttggctggttTTGGTACATTACTtacagcaagagttcataatatatatatatatatactgaggagagtgtcctactctcatatacccctgtagaagggcgtatcatgaagttatgacgtaacgacaagatgtggTTTGTGACATACGGGCAGCCACAAAAGcacaagaatcgttagcaccatttcacactcgcgatgctcaggatagctgtattcgcgaatggccaaGCAAGAAACACCTACAAacagtcttaacccatgaaggaacgattgtagttcggtgagaaatgtttagagctggagttaatctGGTTGCTAGCAACATTGTTAGGTATGCGTTCAATCggtaccatgttcaactaatgacatcattaattatgtAAAGAAAAATGGgcaaactcagaagtgctacatcataacttcacgatacgcccttctacaggggtaaatgagagtaggacactcctcagtatatatatatatataccatgatcacatgaaacttcaaaggcgccgctggATGCATATAGGGCATATATACTCCAACCCAcaagtgagtatatatatacctacctgaggtgagtatatatatactcacctgagATGTCACgtgacacattactgtgtcacGATTACGAGTTGATAGCCCGACGTGGGTAGGTGAACGACGCCCACGCtagcatgactaatcacccagatgACTCAGGCTAATACCCTTTGTCACGCTAggcaatcaatcaccccagccagtaagagtcctaccactggactcattttatacccatacctagcgacttcgatgatgggtggcagcaagtaacattgctcctacgtttgttgatatgaacggaCAAATCCTGGAGATATACGGAGATATGTTTTATCAATTTGATTCATTATGAGAGCTGAATTGTGAGAGGAACGTTTCCAacgtgtctaccatgccaaactatggcgaattaagtgtaagtatatactttaagttggtttgtgtgcatatgggttgttagtaagtaatgtagtgcgggttaatttagaaacatggtatatatcatatgaaccatggctcacttcggtgtattgcacttatatacaccccttCTCCTCAGTCAtcagaagtttactgttgataaacacCGAggcgtttatcaacagtaaacttcctctgacttcggagtcggggtgtatgtaagtgcaatacacctcgcagccatggtttatatattacatatatatatatatatatattatgaactcttgcttacaGTGAACAACGTGATAGTGAGTTGTCAGCCACAGAGTCACAGTACACATCAAATGACTCCTCATCAGCTTCAATGCTCCTCCTGGATGTACCCCCACACTCTGACTGGTAACTAGTACAATAATCATATGTTAACACTAGTACAATAATCATGTTAATACTCTACATATTGCCTAGCACAACAACAGAAAACGATTATGACTTAACATGTTGGGACCCTCTAagcttgatatatatatatatgagtaATAGCCGGTACTAAACAATGAAAATTATTGGCCACCCTTAATATGAGTTTTTTTAAATACCTTCTCTATGCATTGACAAAACTatcacacacgcgcgcgcgcgcacgcacgcacacaaactCACACTTCCCAACTACTTTCAGCCGAGTCATCCATTAAGTCTTGTTCCTGTAGTTGAGCAGCAGAATGATGTTGATCAAGCTGCGAGTCATTATCAACATCATCAAACAGGCTTAACTTGTCGGACAGATTACTGACATCAGTTGGAGCCCTCAAAACTGGGGTTTTGGGATAAACTTTGTGGGAACATCGAGAATGAGACATCGAGTCCCTTAAACTGAAACTTTTGGCATTGGAATGAGGTACAGAGAATTGAAGATTGGAGTATGACATGGAGTTTTGAACATTTGAGATATTATTGGTACTGTCTATATCACTGAAGTTGAGCTTCTTATGGAATGagctacaaacacaccacacaTAACAACACACACTGATGAACACTACTGACCTTATGTCACCATAGCACAAACTGCCATCACCTTGGTCACTCTTATAACTGACATTACTAACACCAAAACTGGTGCTAGCCTTCAACACTACTGGAGGCTTCTTGTCCATTAGCTCTTCAAGCTCTTCCAACTCTTCATCAACTGGTTGTAATTCAGCAAGAGGTTTCCTCTGAGCACCATTAGAGATCCTAGTGTTCTGAAGCTTGTTCTTCCCTCCACCAATTTGTACTACAGGAATATTTGTGGTGATGTCCTTGTATATCACCTCAGTCATTTCCATCCCATTTTCATCATCCTCCTCCTCACAAGGGTACTGGGCAGCTCGCAGCTCCTCTAGACTAAACTCGCCACCATTGGGCGGATAAACCAACTGTTTTGGGTACATCACTTTTGCATTACGACCAGCATAGAACGCCTCGTTTCGCTCCTATGGTAAGCAATGAATTAAGTTGACTGGTATTTTAACGTACCGAGTAGTCGTCGATGTACGCGGCAGCCATTGCTGTACTGGTAAGCGGCTTGCGACCAGCACGGTAAGACCTGCATTTGATTGATTTATTACACTAGATACACCATAcgataaattaatattatactaaCTGAGTGTCCGGATCTGCTTGTAGGCGACTTAGTTTCTGCAAAAGTGTTCAACGTATAACATGACTACTAAACACTACACATTTCACCTGTTGACGATACATGCTAACAAGATTTGAATGTTCAGTCCCGCCAGGATTTGTATCCGCGCATGCGCATAACTTAAGTTACCCTACATGTCAACATTGCTAAAAGGTGTCGCAGGAGCGTGAACACTCAGTATAATACATAGTGTGAcgtgtataattatatacccCATTTCATTGCGAGGCAGATGAGACTACTGATAATTTAATTTCCTAGTTTATTTAAAGCGTTTAGATTTATCAAATTACTATAATTACAACTGCTCATAATTATTCTGATATTGAACTGTTGCAATGAGGAACTTGGGAAAGAACGTATAACAACGCCATTACCCTATTATAGCGACCGAGACAACGACTTGTTTGTATGAAATTAACTCGCGACGAAACACTACGAGCACGTACAGGTAAAGATACCCGGCACAGCGACTAATAACATTATTAGCTATGGCATGTATGGGGACAAGTCAGCAGGTGGGgggtatttaatattgtgtcCCTGTTATACGTGGTGTCGTTTTGTTGATAGTGTTTAAGAGATGGAGGACAGTGTTAGCCAACTAAATGATACCGACCTCACGAGGTTACTAGGCTGGTGTCGCCGTGGTAAGGCACAAAAGCTACAAGACTTACTGGACACCTTCACTGGAGATATTAAGCCACTCCTACGCCGTGATCTTCAAGGGCGTACCATGTTACATGAAGCAGCTGCTGGGGGTCATCATGAGTTATTGCAATGGTTGCTTCAAAAGGGAGGTGATCCTAACTGTGGCATGTCATCTGCAAGGGGGACCCCTTTACATGTCGCAGTATCAGCTGGGATGACACAGTGTATACAAGTATTACTAGATCATGGAGCAAGCGTGTTCTCTCTGGACCAATCTGGTGCTACCCCTATCCATACCGCAGGAGTACAGAGTAGAAAGAATATTCTAATACTACTGAACTCTACTGGTTAGTGTGTGCAGGGGACTGTATGTGAAGCCACTTGTGTATAATACATGTTGAGGATTTAGCCATGTAGTTGTGTGTCCCATGGCtatacactggaacctgttacaGACACTTAGTATCTCTTAATCTGGACATTATTGGTTGGTCTCACTGGTTGTGATTGACCTCATTACATAAAAGGGAATTACAGCacacactttttaaaaattatttaaattAATTTGTGGTTGATGGTGGTGTGTGCTAAAGTTAAATATTTTTATGATGCATATCATCAAAATGCCATGTTTGGATTGGGTCATGATGGGAGCCATCAGTGGCACTATCCAGTTATAGCTGCTATTTACCCCCACACCTGTGTATAACTCATTGTGTATAACTCCTGGTGGACCATATCAAGCTGTCATCCTATGAATTGCCCTATTAAGTGACTTGTGTGTTTAATCAGACCATCCCTTATATGGATACTTTGGACTATGATAGGCCTCTCTATGGGAAATAGTAGATGTTCATATAAGGGAGAGCTCATAGTATTTGTGTGATACATACATGCCTCACATTTGATCTACTGGCAATAAAGAACTGTTGATGAAGTCAAGGAGAACACACGGAAGTGTTACCAGGAATTTCAGTTCCGTTCAAAATTATACTGTTTGCGTGATGAAGTTCTTTTCTTGTTTTCAACTGAAATTCCCAGTATTATGTTTGTTCAATGTATTCCAGTGTTTGTACAGGTCATATAGGGGACAGTATACGACTCTTGATGTGTTTCCTTTGTAGCTCTGATAGAGGCAGTAAAGACAGATTCATCAGATTGTCAAGAGTTACTCAAGCTACCACAAGATCAACTTACAGAGGGGACTATAGAACGTGCTCTGATCACCGCTGTGAGGTCCAGTAATTGTCAGAATGTTATTAAATTGTTACTACGGGAACCAACAAACATTGATGAAGCCATTCAAGTGAGCTGTACACTGGAGAACTACATGGCAACAGCTGTGCTCATAGCAGCAAAGGCTGCCATTGAAAATGATGTAGCTATGTTGCTGAACTTATGGAGAGGGGTGGAGCATCAGAGGGCAGGGCTCGCTCAGCAAGTATGCAATTGTGTGGTCAATGGTGATGTAAGGCTAgtatttgcaattgaattagctCGACGACACAATTCAACGATGGTACGTACCGAGCTATTACTGAGAACTGATGTAGACTACATGGCTTGCTCTGTGCTCTGGTTTGGGTTGAAATTGTATCAGCTGGAAGAGACATGGTTTAGAAGAGTCACATGGGCAAAGAAGATTAACCTAGCAAAGAACAGGTTGATGGAATTTCCTGCCGCAATCTGTCAACACCTTACACATTGCACACTACTTAATCTACAACATAACTCACTGAAGGAAATTCCCAGTGAACTACTAACATTACCATGCTTGTGTACACTAGTGTTGTGTCATAACCAACTAACTGTTGTCCCTGGAGGAATATGGAGCCCTTCACTAGTGTCACTAGACTTCTGCCATAACCAGCTAGCCACAATACCATCTGATTGTCAAGCTGAGTCACTTACCGAGTTACACTTGTCACATAATCAGTTAATAGAGCTACCTTCTTGTATGATGTTCTTCCCCAAGTTGACCGCCCTTGATGTCAGTCATAATCCTACCCTCTCTTCCCTCCCTCCACAACTAGGCCTGCTCAAGAACCTCTCCAAGTTAATGATGGATGACCTCCCAGCCTTAGTTAGCCCACCAAAGTCATCTCACTCTTCAACTACTAGCTCCTTGTCCTACCTCAGGGGACGACTACTGTCCTATACTGACCAGTATCAGATGAAAATGGTTGTCATGGGCAACACAGCCACAGGCAAGTCAACACTGATTAATTTACTGAGTGGGCGTGAGGGACGATCCAATGGTGTTGCTGGAGCCATCATCTCAAAGTGGAGATATTCTCCAAACAAATTATTACCAACTATCAACTTCAGTGTGTGGGACCTAACTGGCTACCAGGATTGTTATGCTGCTCACGAGTGCTTGTTAACTCCTAGGGCTCTCTATGTTATTGTGTGGCGACTGATTGATGCTGAAGATGGGATAGCGGGTATTACTCCATGGTTGAATATGTTAACAGCTTGTGTACCTAACTGTCGTGTGGTGATTGTGGCAACACATCTGGATCACATGTCCGAGGATAACTCCCTTGCAGTAAACAGTCTACTCCGATCAGTGCAGCAATTGATTGAGCAATATTCAAACCTGAATGTGACGCATGCCACTGCTGTGTCCTTAGGCAAGTCTTCAAATAGTGCTCACCAGTTGAGGGATATCATTTATAATGCTGCCTCCAGCTACCACGTCAACAGTGCTACTGGGATAGGTGCTAGGATACCATCAAGCTACAAGCAGTTGGAACAACTGCTGGTTGTTAATGACAGTGTTACTGTGATGGATTCTGAACAGGTTTACAACTTGGTATGCACCAAACTACCCAACTTGTGTGACAAGACAGAGCTGTTACAAGCTACACAGTTCCTTCATGAGGTTGGCTCAATATATCACTATGGCAACATCAGTTGGTATGGCCTCAGTGATTGCTACTTCGTCAATCCTTCATGGATGGTGCAGCTACTCTATAAGATGATCACCGTCGACTCGGGTAACCCGTTTGTTAAGAAGGGAATCCTCTACACAAAATACCTGCCCATCCTGTTTAAAGGTGATGAGTTCCGTGATAAGAATATGTCCTACTACCTGAACCTGCTGAGCAGGCTAGACCTGATTGTGCCACTAGACCGGGCCAACAAGTTTATCATGGTACCATCCAAGTTACCTGCAGTGGAGCCAACCGACATTCTCAGCCAGTTAGAAGAGAAGCCAGGCTACTGCAGGTTTGTGGTGCTTGATCATGGCCTGCCCCATGGGCTGTGCGGACGCCTCATTAGTAGAATGTTAAACAGTATCCCTGAGTTACAAGTGTTATTAGGGGAACAAGCAGTGGAGGATAAAGGCAAGAGTCTAGTAGTATCATCACATGTCATGTTGCCACAGCAACGATCTAGTAATGCTAAAAGAAATGCTAAAAATAAACATGCAGGTCTCAGTAATGGTGAGCATTATTTGGAATGTAACATTTATAAGGATGACATAAAGTTTGGTTGCTGGGCAACAGGTATGTTTTATTGGAATCATTATGATGGGGCATTCTTTTATATTAATGCACATGACCAGTCTCTACAATTTTCAACATCCCATGATGACAGGGGGCGTCAGCTTTTGTGTCACATGATTGCAGTGTTACAGTCATGTATGGATGACTGGTATCCAGGGTTACAGTGTGTGAGTGTGGCACCTTGTAATATATGCCTTCATCAGCACATAGGGGAATACCCTCTCAGCCATTTCCACATTGAAGATTGTATGGATTGCATCATAAGGGGAAATCCAAGTGCAGTGTTCACATGTGACAGAAACCATAAAATGTCACTACAAGATCTGGTTCCTGATCTACTACTGGACAAGAAATATT
This window encodes:
- the LOC136237164 gene encoding leucine-rich repeat serine/threonine-protein kinase 2-like; this translates as MEDSVSQLNDTDLTRLLGWCRRGKAQKLQDLLDTFTGDIKPLLRRDLQGRTMLHEAAAGGHHELLQWLLQKGGDPNCGMSSARGTPLHVAVSAGMTQCIQVLLDHGASVFSLDQSGATPIHTAGVQSRKNILILLNSTALIEAVKTDSSDCQELLKLPQDQLTEGTIERALITAVRSSNCQNVIKLLLREPTNIDEAIQVSCTLENYMATAVLIAAKAAIENDVAMLLNLWRGVEHQRAGLAQQVCNCVVNGDVRLVFAIELARRHNSTMVRTELLLRTDVDYMACSVLWFGLKLYQLEETWFRRVTWAKKINLAKNRLMEFPAAICQHLTHCTLLNLQHNSLKEIPSELLTLPCLCTLVLCHNQLTVVPGGIWSPSLVSLDFCHNQLATIPSDCQAESLTELHLSHNQLIELPSCMMFFPKLTALDVSHNPTLSSLPPQLGLLKNLSKLMMDDLPALVSPPKSSHSSTTSSLSYLRGRLLSYTDQYQMKMVVMGNTATGKSTLINLLSGREGRSNGVAGAIISKWRYSPNKLLPTINFSVWDLTGYQDCYAAHECLLTPRALYVIVWRLIDAEDGIAGITPWLNMLTACVPNCRVVIVATHLDHMSEDNSLAVNSLLRSVQQLIEQYSNLNVTHATAVSLGKSSNSAHQLRDIIYNAASSYHVNSATGIGARIPSSYKQLEQLLVVNDSVTVMDSEQVYNLVCTKLPNLCDKTELLQATQFLHEVGSIYHYGNISWYGLSDCYFVNPSWMVQLLYKMITVDSGNPFVKKGILYTKYLPILFKGDEFRDKNMSYYLNLLSRLDLIVPLDRANKFIMVPSKLPAVEPTDILSQLEEKPGYCRFVVLDHGLPHGLCGRLISRMLNSIPELQVLLGEQAVEDKGKSLVVSSHVMLPQQRSSNAKRNAKNKHAGLSNGEHYLECNIYKDDIKFGCWATGMFYWNHYDGAFFYINAHDQSLQFSTSHDDRGRQLLCHMIAVLQSCMDDWYPGLQCVSVAPCNICLHQHIGEYPLSHFHIEDCMDCIIRGNPSAVFTCDRNHKMSLQDLVPDLLLDKKYLLASSECRLKRNRKRIGSFDEMFIGKFRDVPAAFKPYHHGDVTCSLRQLLLEAHLLDIIRHPCLLNLLGVLPCPSQPQSYHSPLLPPKQSQQQQPHPFSKTEAASKQPRPSPLLVLENYTTGTLNEVLITECLPRLLVYRMAAQVISAFVNLLLCRPSSQLAQLCPSNVLVCSLSLDQPINCKLVMSDLRPHHISTELSDHRHDNSSMDVTSVLTMIGRFLYQLIYLQPPDGVTTNKACTPFGYYYLDQLAKVCLQTEPHPLIQEQQISLQEVMSHLYNPLHQLVMYEVSVSNGLISCACAVQFDQSESSDGYYEVWTCCNDDNGARLSIFPANEMKQPLLHHMINNYQVRHIYQCGDLVWVPSWAGLESGVIDLFSVYSKQLVHAIKMRDTCMSCISCSNTHVYCGTIEGYCFMLPITLAELQVTDKPKLHYISEYCITGMVVTPEGVWVAAHDVIHILEPLSLVTITSLRRKGLPDSSDLIGSLVKSNDRVRSVQFGGFLVSSWDMNRLDHRGDVNVYYTLKARGCDQQGSIITAFQPVMDVLWVGVVSGHILLLDMESGSLLSLFQPYITPVRFLISIPHFGIMTDHVMLSGGRCRRRHVSDIPNNSSINHDDNYLIMWEVLPNQRLHQLEQLRATQLWRNDESYQAGLLHCGFEYPTDSHQQPPTVNGDRIKSDTSFVSLSSTLQLTVVPPSGEGRETVLTRTPLTLASLRHDISKRLGITSHDTIQLMVDNIVLNNDEVVHQQLLSPGNIQPIISVTFVS